A stretch of the Lactuca sativa cultivar Salinas chromosome 9, Lsat_Salinas_v11, whole genome shotgun sequence genome encodes the following:
- the LOC111920710 gene encoding aspartyl protease family protein At5g10770 yields MEPSKCVILMLSYCFLFSLVAASNENALVRSEAEIEAISHHYQTLKLRSFESSSICSPSTNGEKRRGSLEVVHKHGPCSKLTEDMAKPLTLDEIFSHDQSRVDSILNKVRQDIQGSKTTLPAKSGSSIGTLNYIVTIGLGTPKRDLTFVFDTGSDLTWTQCQPCAGSCYRQKEPIFAPSSSSTYSNISCSSSECAELPSATGNLPRCSSSTCVYRIQYGDNSVTVGLFGKDKLTLTSNDVVDGFFFGCGQNNAGLFGGAAGLLGLGRDKLSLVLQSAKKYGKVFSYCLPSTTSSTGFLTFGSSGIGSNVIYTPISASQDSSLYGLDLEAIYVKGNKLEISPNVFMTSGMIIDSGTVITRLPPTAYSVLSKAFRAEMTQYPLTQGPMLFDTCYDFSNYGNVTIPKISMVWGGNVNVEIPPPGILIPVSAEVYCFAFAANRGDSDLGIFGNTQQKTLEVVYDLTAGKIGFGPGGCS; encoded by the exons ATGGAACCATCTAAGTGTGTCATATTGATGCTTTCATATTGTTTTCTCTTCTCTTTGGTTGCTGCAAGTAACGAAAATGCTTTGGTGAGaagtgaagctgaaattgaagccATATCCCACCATTATCAAACACTCAAATTAAGATCTTTCGAATCATCATCTATATGTAGCCCTTCCACTAATG GTGAGAAGAGAAGGGGGTCTTTGGAAGTGGTTCACAAACATGGACCATGTTCCAAGCTCACTGAAGACATGGCGAAACCCTTGACCTTAGACGAAATCTTCTCTCATGATCAGTCAAGAGTTGACTCAATCCTCAACAAAGTGAGACAAGACATCCAAGGGTCCAAGACCACTCTCCCTGCAAAATCCGGCAGCTCAATCGGAACCCTAAACTACATAGTGACCATCGGACTGGGCACCCCAAAGAGAGACCTTACATTCGTATTTGACACAGGAAGCGATCTAACATGGACACAATGCCAACCATGTGCTGGGTCCTGCTATAGACAAAAAGAACCCATATTTGCACCCTCCTCATCTTCTACCTATTCCAACATCTCCTGCAGCTCATCGGAGTGTGCTGAACTCCCTTCAGCCACAGGAAACCTACCTCGTTGCAGCTCATCAACATGCGTCTACCGCATACAATATGGAGACAATTCCGTCACTGTTGGATTGTTTGGTAAAGATAAACTCACACTGACTTCAAACGATGTAGTTGATGGTTTCTTTTTTGGATGTGGCCAAAACAACGCAGGACTGTTTGGAGGTGCTGCTGGGCTTTTAGGACTTGGTAGGGATAAGCTCTCTCTTGTGTTGCAGTCTGCTAAAAAATATGGGAAAGTGTTCTCCTATTGTCTCCCCTCAACAACTAGCTCTACTGGTTTTTTAACGTTTGGAAGTAGCGGAATTGGTAGCAATGTTATTTACACGCCAATCTCTGCCTCACAAGATAGCTCTCTTTATGGTCTTGATCTTGAAGCTATATACGTTAAAGGAAACAAACTAGAAATAAGTCCGAATGTGTTTATGACATCGGGCATGATCATAGACTCGGGAACTGTTATCACAAGGCTCCCACCTACGGCGTACTCAGTTCTAAGTAAGGCATTTCGAGCAGAAATGACACAATACCCGTTGACACAAGGACCGATGCTATTTGATACATGCTATGATTTTAGCAACTATGGAAATGTCACAATACCCAAGATAAGTATGGTGTGGGGTGGGAATGTAAACGTTGAAATTCCTCCTCCAGGGATACTTATTCCGGTTAGCGCCGAAGTGTACTGCTTTGCTTTTGCTGCGAATCGGGGTGATTCAGATCTTGGTATATTTGGGAATACGCAGCAAAAGACATTGGAGGTTGTGTATGATCTGACTGCCGGAAAGATTGGATTTGGCCCTGGAGGATGTTCTTGA